The following coding sequences lie in one Mus musculus strain C57BL/6J chromosome 11, GRCm38.p6 C57BL/6J genomic window:
- the Hs3st3b1 gene encoding heparan sulfate glucosamine 3-O-sulfotransferase 3B1 isoform X1 translates to MPRTLKGQITMEKTPSYFVTREAPARISAMSKDTKLIVVVRDPVTRAISDYTQTLSKRPDIPSFESLTFRNRSAGLIDTSWSAIQIGLYAKHLEPWLRHFPLGQMLFVSGERLVSDPAGELRRVQDFLGLKRIITDKHFYFNQTKGFPCLKKAEGSGKPHCLGKTKGRAHPTIAREVLRQLRDFYRPFNRKFYQMTGRDFGWD, encoded by the coding sequence atgcccagAACCCTCAAGGGACAGATCACCATGGAGAAGACGCCCAGCTACTTTGTGACCCGGGAGGCACCCGCGCGCATCTCGGCCATGTCCAAGGACACCAAGCTCATCGTGGTGGTGCGCGACCCGGTGACCAGGGCCATCTCGGACTACACGCAGACGCTGTCCAAGCGGCCGGACATCCCCAGCTTCGAGAGCCTGACGTTCCGCAACCGCAGCGCGGGCCTCATAGACACGTCCTGGAGCGCCATCCAGATCGGCCTGTACGCCAAGCACCTGGAGCCCTGGCTGCGCCACTTCCCGCTCGGCCAGATGCTCTTCGTGAGCGGGGAGCGGCTGGTCAGCGACCCGGCCGGCGAGCTGCGCCGCGTGCAGGATTTCCTGGGCCTCAAGCGCATCATCACCGACAAGCACTTCTACTTCAACCAGACCAAGGGCTTCCCGTGCCTCAAGAAGGCGGAGGGCAGCGGCAAGCCGCACTGCCTGGGCAAGACTAAGGGCCGCGCGCACCCCACCATCGCGCGCGAGGTGCTGCGGCAGCTGCGTGACTTTTACCGGCCCTTCAACCGCAAGTTCTACCAGATGACCGGCCGCGACTTCGGCTGGGACTGA